A portion of the Sandaracinobacteroides saxicola genome contains these proteins:
- a CDS encoding Uma2 family endonuclease yields MNALARDFAAVRPARFNVADYLRMADAGLFSERRVDLVDGELVEMAPAQSPHGMMHADLTAMLWALYKPNGFDLCLDIITVLPGNNVRAPDIGVRPRGDDGRVFRFNELVLAVEIADSSLSDDLGSKAMSYAKAGIPTYWVVDVSARVTHVLTTPEDSGYANRAVVPFAAPLTVPGVESTLVIG; encoded by the coding sequence ATGAATGCCCTGGCACGGGATTTTGCGGCGGTTCGTCCGGCACGTTTCAACGTGGCGGATTATCTGCGCATGGCGGACGCCGGCCTGTTTTCCGAGCGCCGTGTGGATCTGGTGGATGGGGAACTGGTGGAGATGGCACCGGCACAATCGCCGCATGGCATGATGCATGCGGATCTTACGGCGATGCTCTGGGCGCTGTACAAGCCCAATGGCTTCGATCTCTGTCTGGACATCATCACGGTGCTGCCAGGTAACAATGTCCGTGCACCGGATATTGGTGTGCGGCCACGTGGTGACGATGGTCGCGTCTTCCGGTTCAACGAACTGGTGCTGGCCGTCGAGATCGCCGATTCATCGTTAAGCGACGATCTCGGCAGCAAGGCGATGAGCTATGCCAAGGCGGGCATCCCGACCTATTGGGTGGTCGATGTCAGCGCACGGGTGACGCATGTGCTGACCACGCCGGAAGACAGCGGCTATGCCAATCGGGCGGTGGTGCCTTTTGCGGCGCCGCTGACGGTGCCGGGGGTGGAGTCGACACTGGTCATCGGCTGA
- the hemA gene encoding 5-aminolevulinate synthase: protein MDYGRVFAGAIERLHEEGRYRVFIDILRNRGSYPNARCFAGHNGPKPITVWCSNDYLAMGQHPKVIAAMEEALHDVGAGSGGTRNIGGNTHYHIDLEHELADLHGKEAALLFTSGYVSNEATLSTLGKLLPGCVIFSDELNHASMIAGIRNAGCEKRVWRHNDLAHLEELLAAEDPAAPKLIAFESVYSMDGDIAPIAAICDLANRYHALTYLDEVHAVGMYGPRGGGISERDAVAGRVTIIEGTLGKAFGVMGGYIAADRAIVDCIRSYAPGFIFTTSLSPVLVAGVLASVRHLKASSEERDAQQAAAALLKTLMADAGLPVMASESHIVPLMVGCPMRAKRVSDILLAEYGVYVQPINYPTVPRGTERLRFTPGPAHDETMMRELVAALVEIWGRDELRAAA from the coding sequence ATCGATTACGGACGGGTGTTCGCAGGCGCCATCGAGCGGCTGCACGAGGAGGGGCGCTACCGCGTCTTCATCGATATCCTGCGCAACCGCGGCAGCTATCCGAACGCGCGCTGCTTTGCCGGCCACAATGGGCCGAAGCCGATCACGGTGTGGTGCAGCAACGACTATCTGGCGATGGGGCAGCATCCCAAGGTGATCGCGGCGATGGAGGAAGCGCTCCACGACGTGGGCGCCGGCAGCGGCGGCACGCGCAACATCGGCGGCAACACCCATTATCATATCGACCTGGAGCATGAGCTGGCCGACCTGCACGGCAAGGAAGCGGCGCTGCTGTTCACCAGCGGCTATGTCTCCAACGAGGCGACGCTTTCCACATTGGGCAAGCTGCTGCCGGGGTGCGTGATCTTTTCCGACGAGCTGAACCATGCCAGCATGATCGCCGGCATCCGCAACGCCGGCTGCGAAAAGCGGGTGTGGCGGCACAATGACCTCGCCCATCTGGAGGAACTGCTGGCGGCGGAGGATCCGGCGGCGCCGAAACTGATCGCGTTCGAGAGCGTCTATTCGATGGACGGCGACATCGCGCCGATCGCCGCGATCTGCGACCTGGCCAACAGATATCATGCGCTGACCTACCTGGACGAGGTCCATGCGGTGGGCATGTATGGGCCACGCGGCGGCGGGATTTCCGAGCGCGACGCGGTGGCCGGGCGGGTGACCATCATCGAGGGGACGCTGGGCAAGGCGTTCGGCGTGATGGGCGGCTATATCGCGGCCGACCGCGCCATCGTGGACTGCATCCGCAGCTATGCGCCGGGGTTCATCTTCACCACCAGCCTGTCCCCGGTGCTGGTGGCGGGCGTGCTGGCGAGCGTGCGGCATCTGAAGGCATCGAGCGAGGAACGCGACGCGCAGCAGGCGGCGGCGGCGCTGCTGAAGACGCTGATGGCGGACGCCGGCCTGCCGGTGATGGCGAGCGAAAGCCATATCGTGCCGCTGATGGTGGGGTGCCCGATGCGCGCCAAGCGGGTGAGCGACATCCTGCTGGCGGAATATGGCGTCTATGTGCAGCCGATCAACTATCCAACCGTGCCGCGGGGCACCGAACGGCTGCGCTTCACGCCGGGCCCGGCGCACGACGAGACGATGATGCGCGAACTGGTGGCGGCGCTGGTCGAGATCTGGGGGCGGGACGAGCTGCGCGCGGCCGCTTAG
- the queC gene encoding 7-cyano-7-deazaguanine synthase QueC, protein MTGTATKTAVVLLSGGLDSATCLALAAQEGWRILALTIDYNQRHRIELDAARRLAAHYAVARHIVLPLDLRGFGGSALTDDIAVPKTGVEPGIPVTYVPARNTIFLSVALGWAEAAGAHDLFIGVNALDYSGYPDCRPEFIAAFEAMANTATRAGVEGTPFKVHTPLLAMTKADIVRAAHGAGLDPALTWSCYDPTPDGKHCGQCDSCRLRQKGFVEAQLPDPTRYAWSATPSSRS, encoded by the coding sequence ATGACCGGAACCGCCACGAAAACTGCTGTCGTCCTTCTCTCCGGCGGCCTCGATTCCGCCACCTGCCTCGCCCTCGCCGCGCAAGAGGGCTGGCGCATCCTGGCGCTGACCATCGATTACAACCAGCGCCACCGCATCGAGCTCGACGCCGCCCGCCGCCTCGCCGCGCACTATGCCGTCGCCCGTCACATCGTCCTGCCGCTTGACCTGCGCGGCTTCGGCGGCAGCGCGCTGACCGACGACATCGCCGTCCCCAAGACTGGCGTCGAACCCGGCATCCCCGTCACCTATGTCCCCGCGCGCAACACCATCTTCCTCTCGGTCGCGCTCGGCTGGGCGGAGGCCGCGGGCGCCCACGACCTGTTCATCGGCGTCAACGCGCTCGACTACAGCGGCTATCCCGATTGCCGCCCCGAATTCATCGCCGCCTTCGAAGCCATGGCCAACACCGCCACCAGGGCCGGGGTCGAAGGCACCCCCTTCAAGGTCCACACGCCCCTGCTTGCCATGACCAAGGCCGACATCGTCCGCGCCGCGCATGGCGCCGGCCTCGACCCGGCGCTGACCTGGAGCTGCTACGACCCGACCCCGGACGGCAAACATTGCGGCCAGTGCGACAGCTGCCGCCTCCGCCAGAAAGGGTTCGTGGAAGCCCAACTTCCCGACCCGACACGGTACGCATGGTCAGCAACACCGTCATCGCGCAGCTAA
- the nrdR gene encoding transcriptional regulator NrdR: MRCPFCLHDDSQVKDSRPTEDGSSIRRRRQCPECGARFTTFERVQLRELTVVKKSGKREPFEREKLATSIHIACRKRDVDGERIDRLISAVVRQLEALGENEVTAGQIGSLVMAALERLDPVAYIRFASVYKDFREARDFETFVGSLPKTLPRDA; the protein is encoded by the coding sequence ATGCGCTGCCCCTTCTGCCTGCATGACGACAGCCAGGTGAAGGACAGCCGGCCGACGGAGGACGGCTCATCCATCCGGCGGCGGCGGCAATGCCCCGAATGTGGCGCGCGCTTCACCACCTTCGAGCGGGTGCAGCTGCGCGAGCTGACGGTGGTGAAGAAGTCCGGCAAGCGCGAGCCGTTCGAGCGCGAGAAGCTGGCGACCTCGATCCACATCGCCTGCCGCAAGCGCGATGTCGACGGCGAGCGCATCGACCGGCTGATCAGCGCCGTCGTCCGCCAGCTGGAGGCGCTGGGCGAGAATGAGGTGACGGCGGGGCAGATCGGCAGCCTGGTGATGGCGGCGCTGGAGCGGCTGGATCCCGTTGCCTACATAAGATTTGCCAGTGTCTACAAGGATTTCCGAGAAGCGCGGGATTTCGAGACCTTTGTGGGGAGCCTGCCGAAGACGCTGCCGCGTGACGCCTGA
- the glyA gene encoding serine hydroxymethyltransferase — protein MSSRPKMIEDGFFSETLGEADPAVFKAVRGELLRQQEQIELIASENIVSKAVLEAQGSVFTNKYAEGYPGKRYYQGCHWSDEVEQLAIDRAKALFDCDWANVQPHSGAQANGAVMLALVKPGETILGMSLDAGGHLTHGAKAAQSGKWFNAVQYGVKADTHLIDYDALEAQAVAVQPKLLIAGGSAYPRHIDFARMRAIADKVGAYLLVDMAHFAGLVAAGVHPSPLPHAHVVTTTTHKTLRGPRGGMILSNDGEIGKKLNSAVFPGLQGGPLMHVIAAKAVAFGEALRPEFKDYARAVIANAQMLASTLVNRGCAVVAGGTDTHLALIDLTPKGITGKDADEALERAGITCNKNGIPFDPLPPMKTSGIRVGSPAGTTRGFGQAEFAAIGEMIADVLDGLAAHGAEGNADVERAVRDRVRALCRRFPIYG, from the coding sequence ATGAGCAGCAGACCGAAGATGATCGAGGACGGATTTTTCAGCGAGACGCTGGGGGAGGCCGATCCGGCGGTGTTCAAGGCAGTGCGCGGTGAGCTGCTGCGGCAGCAGGAGCAGATCGAGCTGATCGCGTCTGAAAACATCGTGTCGAAGGCGGTGCTGGAAGCGCAGGGGTCGGTCTTCACCAACAAATATGCAGAAGGCTATCCGGGCAAGCGCTACTATCAGGGTTGTCACTGGTCCGATGAGGTGGAGCAGCTGGCCATCGACCGGGCGAAGGCGCTGTTCGATTGCGATTGGGCCAATGTGCAGCCGCATTCGGGCGCGCAGGCCAATGGCGCGGTGATGCTGGCGCTGGTGAAGCCGGGCGAGACGATCCTGGGGATGAGCCTGGACGCCGGTGGCCACCTGACGCACGGCGCGAAAGCGGCGCAGAGCGGCAAATGGTTCAACGCGGTGCAATATGGCGTGAAGGCCGACACGCATTTGATCGATTATGACGCCCTGGAAGCCCAGGCGGTCGCGGTGCAGCCGAAGCTGTTGATCGCCGGTGGCAGCGCCTATCCACGGCATATCGATTTCGCCCGCATGCGCGCCATTGCCGACAAGGTCGGGGCGTATCTGCTGGTGGACATGGCGCATTTCGCCGGGCTGGTGGCGGCGGGCGTGCATCCATCACCACTGCCGCATGCGCATGTGGTGACGACGACGACGCACAAGACGCTGCGGGGGCCGCGCGGCGGCATGATCCTGAGCAATGACGGGGAGATCGGCAAGAAGCTGAACAGCGCGGTGTTTCCGGGATTGCAGGGCGGACCGCTGATGCATGTGATCGCCGCCAAAGCCGTGGCGTTCGGTGAGGCGCTGCGGCCCGAATTCAAGGATTATGCGCGCGCGGTGATCGCCAACGCGCAGATGCTGGCATCGACGCTGGTCAATCGCGGCTGCGCGGTGGTGGCCGGCGGCACGGACACGCACCTGGCGCTCATTGATCTGACACCCAAGGGCATCACCGGCAAGGATGCCGACGAAGCGCTGGAACGGGCCGGCATCACCTGCAACAAGAACGGCATTCCCTTCGATCCGCTGCCGCCGATGAAAACAAGCGGCATCCGCGTCGGCTCGCCGGCGGGAACGACGCGCGGCTTCGGCCAGGCGGAGTTCGCCGCCATCGGCGAGATGATCGCCGATGTGCTGGACGGGCTGGCGGCGCATGGCGCCGAGGGCAATGCCGATGTCGAGCGGGCGGTGCGCGACCGGGTGCGTGCGCTGTGCCGGCGCTTTCCGATCTATGGCTAA
- the rpiB gene encoding ribose 5-phosphate isomerase B, with product MTIAIASDHAGYPLKAVLADDLRSAGHDVRDLGAADAVTSVDYPDFGRAVAETVVRGAARFGVLVCGTGIGISIAANRVGGARAALVHDHLGARLAREHNDANIIAFGARVTGVEVARDALRAFLETDFGGGRHAARVGKLG from the coding sequence ATCACCATCGCCATCGCCAGTGACCATGCCGGCTATCCGCTGAAGGCGGTGCTGGCGGACGATTTGCGCTCGGCCGGACATGACGTGCGGGACCTGGGGGCCGCGGATGCGGTGACATCGGTGGACTACCCGGATTTCGGCCGGGCGGTCGCCGAGACGGTGGTCCGCGGCGCGGCGCGCTTCGGGGTGCTGGTGTGCGGGACGGGCATCGGCATTTCGATTGCTGCGAACCGGGTGGGCGGCGCGCGGGCGGCGCTGGTACACGACCATCTGGGGGCGCGGCTGGCGCGCGAGCACAATGATGCCAACATCATCGCCTTTGGCGCGCGGGTGACGGGTGTGGAAGTGGCGCGGGATGCCCTGCGCGCCTTCCTGGAAACGGATTTTGGCGGGGGGCGCCATGCCGCCCGCGTGGGCAAGTTGGGATAG
- a CDS encoding Uma2 family endonuclease, producing the protein MNVHVPLSVRPPAARFTATDYLRMLDAGAFEDMKVELIDGELWKMSPAHSLHGRRHMQVAGELYRCLTGTTMEAMLDIATILADQTVCGPDIGVFTSEAARTGPQTAEHLLLAVEISDSTLDQDLDLKAPLYAAAQVPILWVVDVRAEITHVMTDPDGHGYRTRRTIPFAQALPVPGTEKSITLA; encoded by the coding sequence ATGAATGTCCACGTCCCCTTGTCCGTTCGCCCGCCCGCCGCGCGCTTCACTGCCACGGACTATCTGCGCATGCTCGATGCCGGCGCCTTCGAAGACATGAAGGTCGAACTGATCGACGGAGAATTGTGGAAAATGTCACCCGCCCATTCCTTGCATGGCCGCAGGCACATGCAGGTTGCCGGAGAACTCTACCGGTGCCTCACGGGAACGACGATGGAGGCCATGCTCGACATCGCAACCATTCTCGCCGACCAAACCGTGTGCGGCCCCGATATTGGCGTCTTCACATCTGAGGCGGCTCGCACAGGCCCGCAAACGGCCGAACATCTGCTCCTCGCCGTTGAGATTTCCGATTCCACGCTCGATCAAGACCTTGATCTCAAAGCCCCGCTCTACGCTGCGGCCCAGGTACCCATCCTCTGGGTGGTCGATGTCCGCGCCGAAATCACCCATGTCATGACCGACCCGGACGGCCACGGCTATCGCACCCGCCGCACCATCCCTTTCGCGCAGGCGCTCCCCGTCCCCGGCACGGAGAAGAGCATCACCCTCGCCTAA
- a CDS encoding winged helix-turn-helix domain-containing protein, with protein sequence MRADDSAGSPFVRPVPETVIGNVGIDLDRRIARVAGKIVPLTAKEFDCLAFLLNRRGVTQTKEMFLAHLYEGREEPELKIIDVFICKIRKKFADLGAQPFIETVWGRGYVVR encoded by the coding sequence ATGCGCGCCGACGACAGCGCCGGCAGCCCGTTCGTGCGTCCGGTGCCGGAAACGGTGATCGGCAATGTCGGGATCGACCTCGACCGGCGCATTGCCCGCGTCGCCGGCAAGATCGTGCCCCTGACCGCCAAGGAGTTCGATTGCCTGGCGTTCCTGCTGAACCGTCGCGGCGTCACCCAGACCAAGGAGATGTTCCTGGCGCACCTCTATGAAGGCCGCGAAGAGCCGGAATTGAAGATCATCGACGTCTTCATCTGCAAGATCCGCAAGAAGTTCGCCGACCTGGGCGCCCAGCCCTTCATTGAAACGGTCTGGGGCCGGGGTTACGTGGTGCGCTGA
- a CDS encoding RNA methyltransferase → MTPDPAPAIILVRPQLGMNIGMVARAMANFGLDDLRLVNPRDGWPNPDAGPAAAGADGVLDSVRVYDSVDAALHDCRLSFATTMILKGLPKPVATPRHAVASIRAARVKAGILFGPEAAGMSKDDMAAVQTLITIPASADFASLNLAQAVLTLAYEWGTAAGDAPALRDVPDPPAPHAELAELVAQLVEALERAGYFHIADRRPTSERAIAAMLAKAGWSSQQVRTMRGIVRALSEARAARQRTT, encoded by the coding sequence GTGACGCCTGATCCCGCGCCCGCGATCATCCTGGTGCGGCCGCAGCTGGGGATGAACATCGGCATGGTGGCGCGGGCGATGGCCAATTTCGGGCTGGATGACCTGCGCCTGGTGAACCCGCGCGATGGCTGGCCCAACCCCGACGCAGGCCCGGCGGCGGCCGGCGCGGATGGGGTGTTGGACTCGGTGCGGGTGTATGACAGTGTCGACGCGGCGCTGCACGACTGCCGGCTGAGCTTCGCGACGACGATGATCCTGAAGGGCCTGCCCAAGCCGGTGGCGACGCCGCGGCATGCGGTGGCATCGATCCGCGCGGCCAGGGTGAAGGCGGGCATCCTGTTCGGGCCGGAAGCGGCGGGGATGAGCAAGGATGACATGGCGGCGGTGCAGACGCTCATCACCATCCCTGCGTCGGCCGACTTCGCGTCGCTGAACCTGGCGCAGGCGGTGCTGACACTGGCCTATGAGTGGGGGACGGCGGCCGGTGACGCCCCGGCGTTGCGGGATGTGCCGGATCCGCCGGCGCCGCACGCAGAACTGGCGGAACTGGTCGCGCAACTGGTGGAGGCGCTGGAGCGGGCCGGTTATTTCCACATCGCCGACCGGCGGCCCACGTCGGAACGGGCGATCGCCGCCATGCTGGCAAAGGCGGGGTGGAGCAGCCAGCAGGTGCGCACGATGCGGGGGATCGTGCGCGCACTGTCGGAAGCGCGGGCCGCCCGTCAGCGCACCACGTAA
- the mnmA gene encoding tRNA 2-thiouridine(34) synthase MnmA, translating to MVTLSTLPAAVRRALPPPGSRVVVAMSGGVDSSVVAAVAAAHGCETIGVTLRLSDADDAPKRDGACCAGTDIADARAVADRLGIAHYVLDYASAFRAEVMADFAAQYMAGRTPVPCITCNQTVKFRDLLGVAEALGAEALLTGHYVQRLGDELHRGVDPAKDQSYFLFATTRAQLARLRFPLGGLDKAATRTLAADFGLRVAGKPDSQDICFVPNGDYRSVVRKLRPDADAPGEIVDADGRVLGRHDGLIGFTVGQRRGVNVGGQAAPLYVLRLEPATNRVVVGPRAALAVAAVRLDALNWLGDDAPAGRRVTVKLRSMAPLVEARMEDERSLRFDVPQYGVAPGQAAVIYDGSRVLGGGFMVATEGALLGEGLAA from the coding sequence ATGGTAACATTATCGACCTTGCCAGCGGCTGTCCGGCGCGCCTTGCCGCCGCCGGGAAGCCGCGTTGTGGTGGCGATGTCCGGCGGCGTCGATTCATCCGTGGTGGCTGCGGTTGCGGCGGCGCACGGGTGCGAGACGATCGGGGTGACACTGCGCCTGTCCGACGCGGACGATGCGCCCAAGCGGGACGGTGCCTGCTGTGCCGGCACCGACATCGCCGACGCGCGGGCAGTGGCCGATCGGCTGGGGATCGCGCATTATGTGCTTGATTATGCGAGTGCCTTTCGCGCCGAGGTGATGGCGGATTTCGCCGCCCAGTATATGGCAGGCCGCACGCCTGTTCCCTGCATAACGTGCAACCAGACGGTGAAGTTCCGCGACCTGCTGGGGGTGGCGGAGGCGCTGGGGGCCGAGGCGCTGCTGACCGGCCACTATGTCCAGCGCCTGGGGGATGAGCTGCATCGCGGGGTCGATCCGGCGAAGGACCAGAGCTATTTCCTGTTTGCCACGACGCGCGCGCAACTGGCGCGCCTGCGCTTTCCGCTGGGCGGGCTGGACAAGGCGGCGACGCGTACGCTGGCGGCGGATTTCGGCCTGCGCGTGGCGGGCAAGCCCGATTCGCAGGATATCTGCTTCGTGCCGAACGGTGACTATCGCAGCGTGGTGCGCAAGCTGCGGCCGGACGCCGACGCACCCGGGGAGATTGTGGACGCGGATGGCCGCGTGCTGGGGCGGCATGACGGGCTGATCGGCTTCACCGTCGGGCAGCGGCGCGGGGTGAATGTGGGCGGGCAGGCGGCGCCACTCTATGTCCTTCGGCTGGAGCCGGCGACCAACCGCGTGGTGGTGGGGCCGCGGGCGGCGCTGGCGGTGGCGGCGGTGCGGCTGGATGCGCTGAACTGGCTGGGTGACGACGCGCCGGCGGGGCGGCGGGTGACCGTGAAACTGCGCAGCATGGCACCCCTGGTCGAGGCAAGGATGGAGGATGAGCGCTCGCTGCGGTTCGACGTGCCGCAATATGGCGTGGCGCCGGGCCAGGCGGCGGTGATCTATGATGGCAGCCGGGTGCTGGGCGGCGGGTTCATGGTGGCAACCGAGGGGGCGCTGCTTGGCGAGGGGCTGGCGGCGTGA
- the sciP gene encoding CtrA inhibitor SciP, translating into MATAYQMGWMNAPQSVKGPDGRRLTLADLPPPHTTRWVARRKAEVLAAIKGGLLSEAEACARYNLSPEELALWQDCIDRAGTPGLRVTRIQHYRGYDQRLLAAR; encoded by the coding sequence ATGGCAACTGCATATCAGATGGGATGGATGAACGCTCCCCAATCGGTGAAGGGGCCGGACGGGCGGCGGCTGACGCTCGCCGACCTGCCGCCGCCGCACACCACGCGCTGGGTTGCCCGCCGCAAGGCCGAGGTGCTCGCCGCCATCAAGGGCGGGCTGTTGAGCGAGGCGGAGGCCTGCGCCCGCTACAACCTCTCGCCCGAGGAACTGGCGTTGTGGCAGGACTGCATCGACCGCGCCGGCACGCCGGGGCTGCGCGTTACCCGCATCCAGCATTACCGCGGTTACGACCAGCGGCTGCTGGCCGCGCGTTGA
- a CDS encoding DUF3429 domain-containing protein, which translates to MMSRFAHALGVLGLAPAFAALAGFILAPDPEARAWAWQAGALYAALIFSFLGGSWWGFAVRAERAIAPMLLTLAVLPTLAALALVMVMSPWMLMLLGGLIIAILPIDRLFERTRLAPEGWFALRLPLSLGLGTSTIALGLVASGVIRAV; encoded by the coding sequence ATGATGTCACGTTTCGCGCACGCCCTCGGCGTCCTCGGCCTCGCCCCCGCCTTCGCCGCGCTCGCCGGCTTCATCCTCGCCCCCGATCCCGAGGCGCGCGCCTGGGCCTGGCAGGCCGGCGCGCTTTACGCCGCGCTGATCTTCAGCTTTCTGGGCGGCAGCTGGTGGGGCTTTGCCGTCCGTGCCGAGCGCGCCATCGCGCCGATGCTCCTCACCCTCGCCGTGCTCCCCACGCTGGCCGCGCTCGCGCTCGTCATGGTGATGTCGCCCTGGATGCTGATGCTGCTCGGCGGCCTCATCATCGCGATCCTCCCCATCGACCGCCTGTTCGAACGCACCCGCCTCGCGCCAGAAGGCTGGTTCGCCCTGCGCCTCCCCCTCAGCCTCGGCCTCGGCACCAGCACCATCGCCTTGGGTCTCGTCGCCAGTGGTGTTATAAGGGCAGTATGA
- a CDS encoding DUF3616 domain-containing protein: protein MPRKQPPPHSPWAAWPTPAKPVERVTLAFDAGDDDAVPDNASAGTRLDDTLFIAGDEHGVIDRLTFDGRNWGRHTVFHLADLLPLKDAEEEADLEGLAAAMIDGEPWLWLTGSHARTRPKPEKFAGETIDLDKLADLKDTRARCLIARIPLVRDALGWAPVAKDDERRAGMLKQTKHGNALMKALARNPLIAPFTEIPAKEGGVDIEGIAVAGNRVALGMRGPVVATHAVLIEATVEADEEGALHLEGAPCKRLLAMEGLGIRDLKRHGDDLLILAGPTTGLSGPVAIYRWTDWANDPPQDARKVRLHRPERLIDLPFGRGEDHPEGLALWGDDAILVICDSPSDTRLHEARKSLVADVFALPA, encoded by the coding sequence ATGCCACGAAAGCAACCACCGCCGCATTCGCCCTGGGCCGCCTGGCCCACCCCCGCGAAGCCTGTCGAGCGCGTCACCCTGGCCTTCGACGCCGGTGACGACGACGCCGTGCCGGACAATGCGTCCGCCGGCACCCGGCTGGATGATACGCTGTTCATCGCCGGCGACGAGCATGGCGTGATCGACCGCCTGACCTTCGACGGACGGAACTGGGGGCGTCACACCGTTTTCCACCTTGCCGACCTGCTGCCGCTCAAGGATGCCGAGGAGGAGGCCGACCTCGAGGGCCTCGCCGCCGCCATGATCGACGGCGAGCCCTGGCTGTGGCTGACCGGCAGCCACGCCCGCACCCGGCCGAAACCGGAAAAATTCGCTGGCGAAACCATCGACCTCGACAAGCTCGCCGACCTGAAGGACACCCGCGCCCGCTGCCTCATCGCCCGCATCCCCCTGGTGCGCGACGCGCTGGGCTGGGCACCTGTCGCAAAGGATGATGAGCGCCGCGCCGGCATGCTGAAACAGACCAAGCATGGCAATGCGCTGATGAAGGCGCTCGCCAGAAATCCGCTGATCGCCCCCTTCACCGAGATTCCGGCAAAGGAAGGCGGGGTCGACATCGAGGGGATCGCGGTCGCCGGCAACCGCGTCGCGCTCGGCATGCGGGGGCCGGTGGTTGCCACCCATGCCGTGCTGATCGAGGCTACGGTCGAGGCTGACGAGGAGGGCGCCCTGCATCTGGAGGGCGCGCCCTGCAAACGCCTGCTCGCCATGGAGGGCCTGGGCATCCGCGACCTGAAGCGCCACGGCGACGACCTGCTCATCCTCGCCGGCCCCACCACCGGCCTCAGCGGGCCGGTCGCCATCTATCGCTGGACCGACTGGGCCAACGACCCGCCGCAGGATGCGCGCAAGGTCCGCCTGCATCGGCCGGAACGCCTGATCGACCTGCCCTTCGGCCGCGGCGAGGACCATCCCGAAGGTCTCGCGCTGTGGGGCGACGACGCCATTCTGGTGATCTGCGACAGCCCGTCGGACACCCGCCTGCACGAGGCCCGCAAGAGCCTCGTTGCGGACGTCTTTGCCCTGCCGGCCTAA